One genomic region from Heptranchias perlo isolate sHepPer1 unplaced genomic scaffold, sHepPer1.hap1 HAP1_SCAFFOLD_169, whole genome shotgun sequence encodes:
- the LOC137309567 gene encoding small ribosomal subunit protein eS8 gives MGISRNNWHKRRKTGGKRKPYHKKRKYELGRPPANTKIGPRRIHTVRVRGGNKKYRALRLDAGNFSWGSECSTRKTRIIDVVYNASNNELVRTKTLVKNCIVLIDSTPFRQWYESHFALPLGRKKGAKLTPEEEEILNKKRSKKIQKKYDDRRKNAKISQLLEEQFQQGKLLACIASRPGQCGRADGYILEGKELEFYLRKIRAKKGK, from the coding sequence ATGGGTATTTCCAGGAACAATTGGCACAAGCGTCGCAAGACTGGAGGCAAAAGGAAGCCGTACCACAAAAAGAGAAAGTATGAACTTGGGCGTCCTCCTGCAAATACCAAGATTGGACCACGCCGTATCCACACTGTGAGAGTCcgtggtggaaataagaaataccGGGCATTGAGGTTGGATGCTGGAAACTTCTCTTGGGGTTCTGAATGTAGCACACGGAAGACCAGGATCATTGATGTGGTCTACAATGCCTCCAACAATGAATTAGTTAGGACAAAAACGTTAGTAAAGAACTGTATTGTTCTGATCGACAGTACTCCCTTCAGGCAGTGGTATGAGTCTCACTTTGCCCTTCCCCTTGGCCGAAAGAAGGGTGCTAAGCTGACCCCTGAAGAGGAAGAAATTCTGAACAAGAAACGGTCAAAGAAAATCCAGAAGAAATATGATGATCGTAGAAAGAATGCAAAAATCAGCCAACTGCTTGAAGAACAATTTCAGCAGGGAAAACTGCTTGCTTGCATAGCTTCAAGACCTGGCCAGTGTGGCAGAGCAGATGGCTACATCCTTGAAGGAAAAGAGCTGGAATTCTACCTGAGGAAGATCAGAGCCAAGAAGGGCAAATAA